One genomic segment of Deinococcus cellulosilyticus NBRC 106333 = KACC 11606 includes these proteins:
- a CDS encoding RNA ligase family protein, protein MKRIYGRIPHLPGSRTGPADRTLDPCMALRLTSVARPGDLVHVQEKLDGTCVAVLRLEGDLLAYGWEGRLCSLSLNDNRRAFAVWLEQNQRRFSWLKEGERAVFEWLPVAHGTRYHLPHEPLVVLDVFEASGHRMPLLEMKSRVHNAGFCSPALLHSGEALSISSALQNLGPHGHHGAIDSAEGVIYRLERGREVLQLAKFVRQGKQDGCFLSDHTGEPPVFNLYPKEVHA, encoded by the coding sequence ATGAAGCGCATTTATGGGAGAATTCCCCACCTCCCCGGATCACGCACCGGACCTGCAGACCGCACCCTGGACCCTTGCATGGCCCTGAGGCTCACCTCGGTGGCACGACCAGGGGATCTGGTGCACGTTCAGGAGAAACTGGACGGAACCTGTGTGGCTGTGCTGCGGCTCGAGGGTGACCTGCTGGCATACGGATGGGAAGGCAGGCTGTGCAGCCTGTCTCTGAATGACAACCGCAGGGCTTTTGCTGTCTGGCTTGAACAGAACCAGCGCCGATTCTCCTGGCTGAAAGAAGGAGAAAGGGCAGTGTTTGAATGGCTTCCGGTGGCCCACGGCACCCGCTATCACCTGCCCCATGAACCTCTGGTCGTGCTGGATGTCTTTGAGGCATCTGGCCACAGGATGCCCTTGCTGGAGATGAAAAGCCGGGTGCATAACGCAGGTTTTTGTTCGCCTGCTTTGCTTCATTCAGGTGAAGCACTGTCCATTTCATCAGCACTGCAAAACCTGGGGCCGCACGGGCACCATGGAGCCATCGATTCAGCAGAAGGTGTGATTTACCGCCTTGAACGTGGCAGGGAGGTGCTGCAACTTGCAAAATTCGTCCGTCAGGGAAAACAGGATGGCTGTTTCCTGTCAGACCACACCGGAGAACCCCCAGTTTTCAACCTTTATCCGAAGGAGGTGCACGCATGA
- a CDS encoding DUF1963 domain-containing protein: MTIHLPEAWITQHGLESHRELLQQHTLASVLFFLGKQSPSVGSSKIGGLPDLPPSFCWPLNGTGEALTFLMQIRLQDLPESAGDPLPRAGMLYFFLGEDEPAYNIDHQVLLYTGDEPLACVDPPAEYACESYTHLKPHTLEAVFAPDLPHWSTRDYDTLVALLGEQAQENYESWVRELHQQPDKVLVARLFGHASGVGQDSREDAYVVREVGPQYLFDLKKWAELNMIHALDWLHFLTFESVDELDLMFWDAGYLQFLIHRKDPRNLNFQNLYAAIETS, from the coding sequence ATGACAATTCATCTCCCTGAAGCCTGGATCACCCAACATGGTCTTGAAAGCCATCGAGAATTGCTTCAGCAGCATACCCTGGCTTCTGTTTTGTTTTTTCTGGGTAAACAAAGCCCCTCCGTGGGCTCAAGTAAAATTGGAGGTCTGCCGGACCTTCCTCCTTCCTTTTGCTGGCCCCTGAATGGAACTGGAGAAGCACTCACTTTCTTGATGCAGATTCGGCTACAAGACTTGCCTGAATCTGCGGGTGATCCTTTGCCACGAGCAGGCATGCTTTACTTTTTTCTGGGTGAAGATGAACCTGCTTACAACATTGACCATCAAGTTCTGCTCTACACCGGTGATGAGCCTCTGGCCTGTGTTGACCCACCTGCAGAATATGCCTGTGAATCGTACACGCATCTGAAACCACATACTCTTGAGGCGGTTTTTGCACCTGATCTTCCCCACTGGTCGACCAGAGACTACGACACACTCGTTGCTCTACTGGGAGAACAGGCTCAAGAAAATTACGAGTCCTGGGTTAGAGAACTCCATCAGCAACCCGATAAGGTTCTTGTCGCCAGATTGTTTGGGCATGCTTCAGGCGTTGGTCAGGACTCCAGAGAAGATGCTTATGTGGTCCGTGAAGTGGGACCCCAATATCTGTTCGACCTGAAAAAATGGGCTGAATTGAACATGATCCATGCCCTGGACTGGCTGCATTTTCTCACCTTCGAATCGGTAGATGAACTTGATTTGATGTTCTGGGATGCAGGTTACCTGCAATTCCTTATTCACCGCAAGGATCCAAGAAACCTGAACTTTCAGAACCTGTATGCAGCCATTGAGACCAGTTGA
- a CDS encoding nucleotidyl transferase AbiEii/AbiGii toxin family protein: MTSHTPEVEPELLKGWLRRTIQHPEQDRLVLRGSMLTSTLCPGARRPVDLDHLVLGDFNSADLLRLIHEILSVPDPSTQLFFERSEIIWEDTAFPGVRVFLTGQVQDGDLQCFQIDFAFGDPLIHPPVQAFIPEVGPVPSCLPEILYAWKLHGLAEFGRGRWRAKDLYDLWVLAGLPMNLDLLNPALKVAFSSRGDDVGLLLDFHTRESWGCSTSGQRKWRTFLRRHQLTADFLVCRTRVREVLSRLEGFHA; the protein is encoded by the coding sequence ATGACATCCCACACCCCGGAAGTCGAGCCTGAGTTGCTGAAAGGCTGGCTCAGGAGGACCATCCAGCATCCAGAACAGGACCGACTGGTGCTGCGTGGCTCCATGCTCACCTCCACCCTGTGCCCTGGAGCCAGACGCCCAGTGGACCTGGATCATCTGGTGCTCGGTGATTTTAATTCAGCAGATCTGCTGCGTCTGATCCATGAGATCCTCTCTGTTCCTGACCCGTCAACCCAACTTTTTTTTGAGCGTTCAGAAATCATCTGGGAAGACACTGCATTTCCGGGCGTGAGGGTTTTTCTGACCGGACAGGTGCAGGATGGGGACCTCCAGTGCTTCCAGATTGATTTTGCCTTCGGAGACCCCCTGATTCATCCTCCAGTGCAGGCTTTCATTCCTGAGGTGGGGCCTGTTCCCAGTTGCCTGCCAGAAATCCTTTACGCCTGGAAGCTGCATGGACTTGCAGAATTTGGAAGGGGTCGCTGGAGGGCCAAAGACCTGTATGATCTGTGGGTGCTCGCTGGCCTGCCCATGAACCTGGACCTTCTGAATCCTGCCCTCAAGGTTGCTTTTTCCAGCAGGGGAGATGATGTGGGCCTGCTTCTGGACTTTCACACCCGTGAATCCTGGGGCTGCAGCACCTCAGGACAGCGCAAGTGGCGCACCTTTCTGCGCAGACATCAATTGACCGCTGATTTTCTGGTGTGCCGCACCAGGGTCAGGGAGGTCCTGTCCAGGCTGGAGGGATTTCATGCGTGA
- a CDS encoding endonuclease dU gives MRESKLSHAIGFDDFPFERSHRGDIPIVGTVYAGQKLEGILSAKIRRDGVNSTRVIANLVLNSKFYDHTQLILLQGIALGGFNVMDIHELSALLDRPVLVVSRRKPNMEKIKDALLNRVPGGKRKWHLIQKAGEMEAASGVYVQRAGLTLEQAEQVIQRFAICSNIPEPLRAAHLIAGGMATGQSRARP, from the coding sequence ATGCGTGAATCAAAACTCTCCCACGCCATCGGGTTTGATGACTTTCCGTTTGAGCGCAGCCACCGGGGAGACATCCCGATTGTTGGAACGGTCTACGCCGGGCAGAAACTCGAAGGCATCCTCAGTGCAAAAATCCGGCGGGATGGGGTCAACAGCACCCGCGTGATTGCAAACCTCGTCCTGAACTCCAAATTTTATGACCACACCCAGCTGATTCTGCTGCAGGGGATTGCCCTGGGGGGGTTCAATGTCATGGACATCCATGAACTCAGTGCCCTGCTGGACCGACCCGTGCTGGTGGTTTCCAGGCGCAAGCCCAACATGGAGAAGATCAAAGATGCCCTGCTGAACCGGGTGCCTGGGGGCAAACGCAAATGGCACCTGATCCAGAAAGCAGGAGAGATGGAGGCTGCTTCTGGTGTGTACGTGCAGCGTGCTGGGCTCACGCTGGAACAGGCTGAACAGGTCATTCAGCGTTTCGCCATCTGCTCCAACATCCCCGAGCCCCTGCGGGCAGCCCACCTGATTGCAGGAGGGATGGCCACGGGTCAAAGTCGGGCAAGGCCGTGA